One part of the Haliotis asinina isolate JCU_RB_2024 chromosome 2, JCU_Hal_asi_v2, whole genome shotgun sequence genome encodes these proteins:
- the LOC137271960 gene encoding organic cation/carnitine transporter 2-like, which translates to MYSDEIIDGVGGMSKFQILVLFLFMGPRLITSWGMLMMSFAGVTPQLWWCVNEMTSDAGNYTGLKQCSAGDNNTSCSYVYSKEKNTVVSEWDFVCDRAGIRPFITSVQMGGVLLGALLSGQSADVIGRKKTFYISLLLHGGFNLVAAFSVSWQMFIVLRFLIGAMVGSNLVVSYPYSMEFIGKSWRQMTSVVPFWQVGSALFALSCWLRPDWSDLHIILAALHVPFLACWFVAPESLRWLAVHGKLEEAEKVVDQMARYNKREKPANTAILLKKLSEEEKKGKESYHKYNYLDIYRHWNICWKSLVIQVIWMCMSFSFYGITFGVGSLMGNLYLNMFLVSVIAVPGTVMVFFLTSRIGRRWTTFSFFTVATIGAFGVVIVSRVVSSDDIRGPATTTMALMCRLGVATAWNSFQTTTSETYPTVTRNLGYGAANTAARVGSIVSPYAFAMGGEDLLPPFVIVGSTMVVCTLLTLLLPETNNTVLADTTEGTSGSRYTLHRDVGSVSGGKKANDSSVEI; encoded by the exons ATGTATTCTGATGAGATTATAGATGGAGTGGGAGGAATGTCCAAGTTCCAGATCTTGGTTCTATTTCTTTTTATGGGACCAAGACTTATCACGTCTTGGGGAATGCTGATGATGTCTTTCGCGGGGGTGACACCGCAACTGTGGTGGTGTGTTAACGAAATGACCAGCGACGCCGGTAATTATACTGGACTGAAGCAGTGCTCAGCTGGGGACAATAACACTTCGTGTTCTTATGTGTACAGCAAAGAGAAAAACACCGTTGTAAGTGAG TGGGACTTTGTCTGCGACAGAGCAGGAATCAGGCCGTTCATCACGTCAGTACAAATGGGAGGTGTTTTGCTGGGAGCCCTTTTAAGCGGACAGTCTGCTGATGTTATCGGTAGAAAGAAGACATTTTACATCTCTCTGCTTTTACACGGAGGATTCAACTTGGTGGCTGCTTTTTCAGTATCATGGCAGATGTTTATTGTACTAAG atttctaattgGTGCAATGGTTGGTTCAAACTTGGTGGTTAGCTATCCATACAGTATGGAGTTCATTGGAAAGAGTTGGCGCCAGATGACATCTGTTGTTCCGTTCTGGCAAGTTGGATCGGCCCTGTTTGCATTGTCGTGTTGGCTGCGTCCGGACTGGTCAGATCTACATATCATACTAGCAGCTTTACATGTCCCCTTCTTGGCATGTTGGTT TGTTGCACCAGAAAGTCTACGGTGGCTTGCAGTTCATGGTAAGCTGGAGGAGGCAGAGAAGGTGGTGGATCAGATGGCTCGCTACAACAAGAGAGAGAAGCCAGCAAACACTGCCATTCTTCTGAAGAAACTGTCGGAAGAGGAGAAAAAAGGGAAAGAATCATACCACAAATACAACTATCTTGATATTTATCGtcactggaatatttgctggAAATCTCTGGTTATTCAGGTGATCTG GATGTGCATGTCGTTTTCGTTTTATGGAATTACATTCGGCGTGGGAAGCCTGATGGGGAACCTTTATCTCAACATGTTCCTTGTTTCTGTCATAGCTGTACCTGGAACAGTCATGGTTTTCTTCCTAACTAGCAG AATCGGCAGACGATGGACAACATTCTCGTTTTTCACTGTAGCTACTATTGGCGCATTCGGCGTGGTTATTGTTTCAAGAGTCG TTTCCAGTGACGACATCCGTGGACCAGCAACAACGACAATGGCTCTGATGTGTCGGCTTGGAGTAGCGACAGCCTGGAACTCTTTCCAGACGACCACGAGTGAAACATACCCAACAGTTACTAG GAATCTGGGTTATGGTGCTGCAAATACTGCTGCCCGTGTAGGGAGTATCGTGTCTCCTTATGCATTTGCCATG GGAGGTGAAGACCTTTTGCCCCCCTTCGTTATTGTCGGATCCACTATGGTAGTCTGTACACTATTAACATTATTGTTGCCCGAGACGAATAATACCGTACTGGCTGACACCACAGAGGGGACTTCGGGAAGTCGCTACACACTTCACAGAGATGTTGGAAGCGTCAGTGGAGGAAAGAAAGCTAACGACAGTTCAGTAGAGATTTGA
- the LOC137272790 gene encoding solute carrier family 22 member 16-like → MYSDEIIDGVGGMSRFQITIMLLVMVPKGLIAWGMLMMSFMGVVPDKWWCTDVVSDATENVGASNYTGLKMCPATGNESTCTFVYSHEKKTAISEWNLLCDMEGIKPLITAVQMTGVLIGAFISGQSADVIGRKKTYYISVFLHAGFNLTAAFSISWQMFIALRFCIGLMVGSFLVVSFTYTMEFIGTRWRPIIAAIPFWPVGSALLALTCWLRPNWSDLHIILAAIQVPFLFGYLIVPESLRWLAVHGKLEEAEKVVDQMARYNKREKPANTAILLKKLSDEERRGGNSDRKYSYLDIYRGWSMFKKSTVHQVIWLLVAFVYYGISFGVGRLTGNLYVNMFLVSVISLPSEMSVFFFNNKFGRRWTGFSFFLLAAGGAFGVVIASRVGMDETIRGKVTTTLALICRLGAASAWSCYLVYTSESYPTVIRTLGYGGANIASRLGGIISPYVFAMGGDDLLPPFVIVGSAMVVCTLLTLLTQETKGAPLADTTVGASWKPEPGDVVIADTKDIKLEEKNGN, encoded by the exons ATGTACTCAGATGAGATCATAGACGGTGTTGGGGGAATGTCCCGGTTCCAGATCACCATCATGCTATTGGTCATGGTTCCTAAAGGATTGATAGCATGGGGAATGTTGATGATGTCGTTCATGGGAGTGGTCCCTGACAAGTGGTGGTGCACAGACGTCGTCAGCGATGCTACTGAAAACGTGGGCGCCAGCAACTACACTGGCCTGAAGATGTGTCCGGCCACAGGCAATGAAAGTACTTGTACTTTTGTGTACAGCCACGAGAAaaaaactgccatcagtgaG TGGAACCTGTTATGTGATATGGAAGGGATCAAGCCATTGATAACAGCAGTTCAGATGACGGGGGTGCTCATCGGGGCGTTTATTAGTGGTCAGTCTGCTGATGTCATTGGGAGGAAGAAGACCTACTACATCTCTGTGTTCCTTCACGCAGGGTTCAACTTGACTGCAGCGTTTTCTATATCATGGCAAATGTTTATTGCATTAAG ATTTTGCATTGGCTTGATGGTTGGTTCCTTCCTGGTGGTGAGTTTCACCTACACCATGGAGTTCATAGGAACCCGCTGGCGCCCAATCATCGCCGCTATTCCCTTCTGGCCAGTCGGATCAGCTTTACTAGCTCTCACTTGTTGGTTGCGGCCGAACTGGTCCGATCTTCACATCATACTGGCAGCCATTCAAGTCCCCTTTCTCTTTGGTTACCT GATTGTGCCAGAAAGTCTGCGATGGCTTGCAGTCCATGGTAAGCTGGAGGAGGCAGAGAAGGTTGTGGATCAAATGGCTCGGTACAACAAGAGAGAGAAGCCTGCAAACACAGCCATTCTTCTGAAGAAACTATCAGATGAAGAAAGGAGAGGCGGCAACTCCGATCGTAAATACAGCTATTTGGATATCTATCGTGGTTGGAGTATGTTCAAGAAGTCTACTGTCCACCAAGTTATATG GTTACTTGTGGCCTTCGTGTACTATGGCATCTCGTTTGGCGTTGGGCGATTGACTGGGAACCTGTATGTCAACATGTTCCTCGTATCGGTGATTTCTTTGCCCAGCGAAATGTCCGTGTTCTTCTTCAACAACAA GTTTGGGCGCAGATGGACAGGGTTCTCATTTTTCTTACTTGCTGCGGGTGGTGCATTCGGTGTGGTCATTGCATCTAGAGTTG GTATGGACGAAACTATCCGAGGAAAAGTAACGACTACCTTGGCCTTGATATGTAGACTTGGAGCTGCTTCAGCCTGGAGCTGCTATCTTGTATACACAAGTGAATCCTACCCAACAGTCATCAG AACTCTGGGCTATGGCGGTGCAAATATTGCGTCACGTCTCGGGGGTATCATTTCTCCATATGTGTTTGCTATG GGAGGCGATGATCTTCTGCCGCCATTTGTCATTGTGGGGTCTGCAATGGTTGTCTGCACCCTACTGACATTGCTGACGCAAGAGACTAAGGGTGCCCCACTGGCGGACACAACAGTGGGAGCTTCGTGGAAGCCAGAGCCTGGTGATGTAGTGATAGCTGATACGAAAGACATCAAATTGGAGGAGAAGAATGGCAACTAA